One Cetobacterium somerae ATCC BAA-474 genomic region harbors:
- a CDS encoding bifunctional riboflavin kinase/FAD synthetase, which produces MKIIEDILLTKENFENTYVAIGAFDGIHMGHRELISQAVKKAKETGGKSVVFTFLNHPMEVTNRVKAPKLISSLEEKIHIIESLGVDYLILQPFTQEFSNMTPQIFVERVLAELLKAKEIYVGFNFSFGKGGKGTVENLRKLGKQHKIFVNIIEPVKIKEQIISSTFIREMLATGNLDIANRCLGQPFLIIGEVVHGRKLGRIMGFPTANLKILNKIYPPFGIYGGRVKIEGEQNWWHAVINIGKNPTLKPDERSIEVHILDFDKDIYGKRIYVSLIEFLRQEKKFNSMDELKETIKNDVLNWKEKVRVKADGDCIKNR; this is translated from the coding sequence ATGAAAATAATAGAGGATATTTTGCTAACTAAAGAAAACTTTGAAAATACATACGTAGCTATAGGTGCTTTTGATGGAATTCATATGGGACACAGGGAATTAATTTCTCAAGCTGTAAAAAAAGCAAAAGAAACCGGTGGTAAATCAGTTGTTTTTACTTTTTTAAATCATCCAATGGAAGTGACAAATAGAGTAAAAGCACCTAAATTAATTAGCTCTTTAGAAGAGAAAATTCATATAATAGAATCTTTAGGGGTAGATTATTTAATACTTCAACCATTTACTCAAGAGTTTTCTAATATGACTCCTCAGATATTTGTAGAAAGAGTTTTAGCAGAGTTGTTAAAAGCAAAAGAGATATATGTAGGATTTAACTTTTCTTTTGGAAAAGGGGGAAAAGGAACAGTTGAGAATTTAAGAAAATTGGGAAAACAACATAAAATTTTCGTTAATATAATAGAACCAGTAAAAATTAAAGAGCAGATTATAAGTTCAACATTTATAAGAGAAATGTTAGCAACGGGGAATTTAGATATAGCTAATAGATGCTTAGGACAACCATTTTTAATTATTGGTGAAGTTGTTCATGGAAGAAAGTTAGGAAGAATAATGGGGTTTCCTACGGCAAATTTAAAAATATTAAATAAGATATATCCTCCTTTTGGTATATATGGAGGAAGAGTTAAAATAGAAGGTGAACAAAATTGGTGGCATGCAGTCATTAATATAGGAAAAAATCCAACATTGAAACCTGATGAAAGAAGTATTGAGGTTCATATATTAGATTTTGATAAAGATATATATGGAAAAAGAATATATGTTTCTTTAATAGAGTTTTTAAGACAAGAAAAGAAATTTAATTCAATGGATGAATTAAAAGAAACAATAAAAAATGATGTTTTAAATTGGAAAGAAAAGGTAAGGGTAAAAGCAGATGGAGATTGTATTAAAAATAGATAA